A window of the Scleropages formosus chromosome 5, fSclFor1.1, whole genome shotgun sequence genome harbors these coding sequences:
- the LOC108942144 gene encoding tetraspanin-8-like — MAVNKCIKYLFFLFNLLFWISGCIILGVSIYLKVSKGANKITNMALPGIDLLIAIGAIIMVLGFLGCCGALRENRCLLLLFFIGLLLIFILLLAAGILGALEEGKSDWVKQELGKMLPLSKQPVDVQTDLQFLEKEAKCCGLLNGPQDWEGQIPQSCNCTDTSASCDTVSGRRVYNTPCVTAVILYIKSHLTIALGIAFGFAILLLFGMGFAMTLYCQIGKKNVGAA; from the exons ATGGCGGTCAACAAATGTATCAagtacttgttttttttatttaatctgctCTTCTGG ATCAGTGGCTGTATCATACTTGGTGTCTCAATTTACCTTAAAGTGAGCAAGGGTGCTAATAAG ATCACGAATATGGCTCTTCCTGGAATCGACCTACTCATAGCCATCGGGGCGATAATCATGGTCCTCGGTTTCCTGGGCTGTTGTGGTGCCCTTCGAGAAAACCGCTGCTTGCTGCTTCTG TTCTTCATTGGTCTGCTCCTGATCTTCATTCTCCTGCTGGCTGCAGGCATCTTGGGTGCTTTGGAAGAAGGCAAG TCTGACTGGGTGAAGCAGGAACTGGGGAAGATGCTCCCGCTGAGCAAACAGCCAGTTGATGTTCAGACTGATCTTCAGTTTCTTGAAAAGGAG GCAAAGTGCTGTGGTCTTTTGAACGGCCCCCAGGACTGGGAGGGCCAAATCCCGCAATCCTGTAACTGCACAGATACATCTGCATCCTGTGATACAGTCAGTGGCAGGAGAGTCTATAACACG CCCTGTGTCACAGCTGTGATACTCTACATCAAGAGTCATCTCACCATCGCCCTGGGAATTGCCTTCGGTTTTGCTATACTGCTG CTCTTTGGAATGGGTTTTGCAATGACCCTCTACTGCCAGATTGGCAAGAAGAATGTTGGGGCTGCCTGA
- the LOC108942237 gene encoding tetraspanin-8-like isoform X1: MGNVYLCFKWSFIVVNVLFGIAGGLIVLLGEFSRFRYNEVDSRVSRGVMFVDITGMLTMLVAGLGVFGAYKEKKWPLIAFFLVMTAVVVVFLWAGISLVPFSSQVKDRLQVYFRSITPLDKASSEITTVANKFQYLLHCCGVYNGYQDWGGKIPLTCHCSAAYQNTPKCRTVSISYEGFWVRRAEDSELQVYSEPCAPIILKYLDKVFAVFTGAIFCVVAVAAIGMIMSMTLCCRIRKRSIELGSASSSDSRKSEVPLYIEAFPLTHVNVPQEY, translated from the exons ATGGGAAATGTTTACCTCTGTTTCAAATGGTCGTTCATTGTCGTCAACGTCCTGTTTGGG ATTGCAGGAGGACTGATTGTCTTACTCGGAGAATTTAGTCGATTCCGCTATAATGAG GTTGATAGCAGAGTCTCTCGAGGGGTCATGTTTGTCGACATAACTGGAATGCTCACGATGTTAGTCGCAGGTCTGGGGGTCTTTGGTGCCTACAAGGAGAAGAAATGGCCACTAATCGCG TTTTTCCTTGTGATGACtgcagtggtggtggtgtttttgtGGGCCGGTATCTCCTTAGTTCCCTTCTCGTCACAG GTGAAGGACAGGCTACAGGTTTACTTCAGAAGCATCACGCCGTTGGATAAGGCCAGTTCCGAGATTACAACGGTTGCAAACAAGTTTCAGTACTTG CTCCATTGCTGCGGAGTCTACAATGGCTACCAGgactgggggggaaaaattcCTCTGACCTGCCACTGTTCTGCAGCTTACCAGAACACCCCAAAATGCAGGACGGTATCCATATCATATGAGGGTTTCTGG GTTAGACGTGCTGAAGACTCAGAGCTGCAGGTGTACTCAGAG ccTTGTGCTCCAATCATACTTAAATACCTTGATAAAGTATTTGCTGTTTTCACTGGAGCCATTTTTTGCGTGGTTGCCGTTGCG GCTATTGGGATGATCATGTCCATGACACTGTGCTGCAGGATCAGAAAAAGGAGCATAGAACTAGGTTCTGCGTCCTCCTCGGACTCCAGGAAGTCTGAAGTGCCCCTGTACATCGAAGCTTTTCCACTAACTCATGTAAATGTTCCCCAGGAGTATTGA
- the LOC108942237 gene encoding tetraspanin-8-like isoform X3, with the protein MFVDITGMLTMLVAGLGVFGAYKEKKWPLIAFFLVMTAVVVVFLWAGISLVPFSSQVKDRLQVYFRSITPLDKASSEITTVANKFQYLLHCCGVYNGYQDWGGKIPLTCHCSAAYQNTPKCRTVSISYEGFWVRRAEDSELQVYSEPCAPIILKYLDKVFAVFTGAIFCVVAVAAIGMIMSMTLCCRIRKRSIELGSASSSDSRKSEVPLYIEAFPLTHVNVPQEY; encoded by the exons ATGTTTGTCGACATAACTGGAATGCTCACGATGTTAGTCGCAGGTCTGGGGGTCTTTGGTGCCTACAAGGAGAAGAAATGGCCACTAATCGCG TTTTTCCTTGTGATGACtgcagtggtggtggtgtttttgtGGGCCGGTATCTCCTTAGTTCCCTTCTCGTCACAG GTGAAGGACAGGCTACAGGTTTACTTCAGAAGCATCACGCCGTTGGATAAGGCCAGTTCCGAGATTACAACGGTTGCAAACAAGTTTCAGTACTTG CTCCATTGCTGCGGAGTCTACAATGGCTACCAGgactgggggggaaaaattcCTCTGACCTGCCACTGTTCTGCAGCTTACCAGAACACCCCAAAATGCAGGACGGTATCCATATCATATGAGGGTTTCTGG GTTAGACGTGCTGAAGACTCAGAGCTGCAGGTGTACTCAGAG ccTTGTGCTCCAATCATACTTAAATACCTTGATAAAGTATTTGCTGTTTTCACTGGAGCCATTTTTTGCGTGGTTGCCGTTGCG GCTATTGGGATGATCATGTCCATGACACTGTGCTGCAGGATCAGAAAAAGGAGCATAGAACTAGGTTCTGCGTCCTCCTCGGACTCCAGGAAGTCTGAAGTGCCCCTGTACATCGAAGCTTTTCCACTAACTCATGTAAATGTTCCCCAGGAGTATTGA
- the LOC108942237 gene encoding tetraspanin-8-like isoform X2 — MGNVYLCFKWSFIVVNVLFGIAGGLIVLLGEFSRFRYNEFFLVMTAVVVVFLWAGISLVPFSSQVKDRLQVYFRSITPLDKASSEITTVANKFQYLLHCCGVYNGYQDWGGKIPLTCHCSAAYQNTPKCRTVSISYEGFWVRRAEDSELQVYSEPCAPIILKYLDKVFAVFTGAIFCVVAVAAIGMIMSMTLCCRIRKRSIELGSASSSDSRKSEVPLYIEAFPLTHVNVPQEY, encoded by the exons ATGGGAAATGTTTACCTCTGTTTCAAATGGTCGTTCATTGTCGTCAACGTCCTGTTTGGG ATTGCAGGAGGACTGATTGTCTTACTCGGAGAATTTAGTCGATTCCGCTATAATGAG TTTTTCCTTGTGATGACtgcagtggtggtggtgtttttgtGGGCCGGTATCTCCTTAGTTCCCTTCTCGTCACAG GTGAAGGACAGGCTACAGGTTTACTTCAGAAGCATCACGCCGTTGGATAAGGCCAGTTCCGAGATTACAACGGTTGCAAACAAGTTTCAGTACTTG CTCCATTGCTGCGGAGTCTACAATGGCTACCAGgactgggggggaaaaattcCTCTGACCTGCCACTGTTCTGCAGCTTACCAGAACACCCCAAAATGCAGGACGGTATCCATATCATATGAGGGTTTCTGG GTTAGACGTGCTGAAGACTCAGAGCTGCAGGTGTACTCAGAG ccTTGTGCTCCAATCATACTTAAATACCTTGATAAAGTATTTGCTGTTTTCACTGGAGCCATTTTTTGCGTGGTTGCCGTTGCG GCTATTGGGATGATCATGTCCATGACACTGTGCTGCAGGATCAGAAAAAGGAGCATAGAACTAGGTTCTGCGTCCTCCTCGGACTCCAGGAAGTCTGAAGTGCCCCTGTACATCGAAGCTTTTCCACTAACTCATGTAAATGTTCCCCAGGAGTATTGA